Proteins encoded together in one Amblyomma americanum isolate KBUSLIRL-KWMA chromosome 1, ASM5285725v1, whole genome shotgun sequence window:
- the LOC144113570 gene encoding oxidative stress-induced growth inhibitor 1-like isoform X3, producing MAIYKDVVVIGNGPSGITMSYFLAGNWPYYAPGTCHPNPYLHARLEDNRSLPLVEQDLSLLSSGLEGRSCNPVSLLLDTLCHPDADLGSDEPSALTWVHDPSKALDHIVLGNGLPGGSWQRMDGGILTISLGSWMELPDLTFKEWDSSKPQPPQDSPNCQNRVSVQRVAQYYRDYVDLKGLQHYFQNFACVQSVRPIDDPEEDHLWEVKGMNKQTGTSFCYITPHVVLAAGHYDAPRKLGVPGEDLPFVSHDLGQLEVLLRDTKSSITKLAVVGSGLSAADAVIAARFHGVDVCHVFRKKVDDPELVFNQLPRSMYPEYHKVHQMMSSAEHYPGYKAYAHCQVRCIHADGRMELDSGTEIQDISHVLVLIGSHPNLDFLPSAGQQLGLVAGLLVDCRANPIQIDPYTHETVALKGVYALGPLVGDNFVRFLQGGSLAVTAHIWRGLGGT from the exons ATGGCCATCTACAAGGATGTGGTAGTTATTG GCAATGGGCCATCTGGCATCACTATGTCATACTTCCTGGCTGGCAACTGGCCATACTATGCACCGGGCACCTGCCACCCAAACCCATACCTGCATGCGAGGCTGGAAGATAACAGAAGTCTTCCCCTTGTTGAACAG GACCTCTCCTTGTTGAGCTCGGGCCTTGAGGGACGTTCATGCAACCCGGTGTCACTGCTTCTGGACACTCTCTGCCACCCGGATGCTGATCTCGGCTCTGATGAGCCTTCTGCTCTTACCTGGGTTCATGATCCATCCAAGGCACTTGATCATATTGTCCTTGGCAATGGTCTGCCTGGAGGCAGCTGGCAG AGGATGGATGGCGGCATCTTGACCATAAGCCTAGGCTCGTGGATGGAGCTGCCAGACCTGACTTTCAAAGAGTGGGACTCCTCAAAGCCACAGCCCCCGCAGGACTCCCCCAATTGCCAGAACCGTGTGTCAGTTCAGCGAGTGGCCCAGTACTACCGGGACTATGTTGACCTCAAGGGTCTGCAGCACTACTTTCAGAATTTTGCCTGCGTGCAGTCAGTCCGGCCTATTGATGACCCTGAAGAGGACCACCTGTGGGAAGTTAAAGGCATGAACAAACAGACTGGGACCTCTTTCTGCTACATCACGCCACATGTTGTGCTGGCAGCTGGCCACTATGATGCACCGAGGAAGCTTGGTGTGCCAGGCGAGGATCTGCCTTTTGTGTCCCATGATCTGGGCCAGCTGGAAGTTCTGTTGCGTGACACCAAGAGTTCCATCACAAAATTGGCTGTAGTAGGAAGTGGACTCTCAGCAGCAGATGCTGTGATTGCAGCACGTTTCCATGGCGTAGATGTTTGTCATGTGTTCCGCAAAAAAGTGGACGACCCGGAGCTGGTGTTTAACCAGCTGCCACGGTCTATGTATCCGGAGTACCACAAGGTACACCAGATGATGTCCTCAGCTGAGCATTACCCAGGATACAAAGCATACGCGCACTGCCAGGTACGCTGCATCCATGCTGATGGTCGAATGGAACTGGACTCTGGCACAGAAATTCAAGACATCTCCCACGTATTGGTGCTTATTGGGTCCCACCCCAACCTTGACTTTCTTCCTTCGGCAGGTCAACAGCTGGGCCTTGTAGCAGGACTGCTGGTGGACTGCAGGGCCAACCCAATTCAGATTGACCCCTACACTCATGAAACTGTGGCCCTCAAAGGTGTCTATGCTCTTGGGCCTCTTGTTGGGGACAATTTTGTACGCTTTCTCCAAGGTGGTTCTCTGGCTGTCACAGCACACATTTGGAGGGGCCTGGGTGGCACATAG
- the LOC144113570 gene encoding oxidative stress-induced growth inhibitor 1-like isoform X1: MARLAADHQRDRATAHDQEIREVPANMAIYKDVVVIGNGPSGITMSYFLAGNWPYYAPGTCHPNPYLHARLEDNRSLPLVEQDLSLLSSGLEGRSCNPVSLLLDTLCHPDADLGSDEPSALTWVHDPSKALDHIVLGNGLPGGSWQRMDGGILTISLGSWMELPDLTFKEWDSSKPQPPQDSPNCQNRVSVQRVAQYYRDYVDLKGLQHYFQNFACVQSVRPIDDPEEDHLWEVKGMNKQTGTSFCYITPHVVLAAGHYDAPRKLGVPGEDLPFVSHDLGQLEVLLRDTKSSITKLAVVGSGLSAADAVIAARFHGVDVCHVFRKKVDDPELVFNQLPRSMYPEYHKVHQMMSSAEHYPGYKAYAHCQVRCIHADGRMELDSGTEIQDISHVLVLIGSHPNLDFLPSAGQQLGLVAGLLVDCRANPIQIDPYTHETVALKGVYALGPLVGDNFVRFLQGGSLAVTAHIWRGLGGT; the protein is encoded by the exons gAAATTAGAGAAGTACCTGCAAACATGGCCATCTACAAGGATGTGGTAGTTATTG GCAATGGGCCATCTGGCATCACTATGTCATACTTCCTGGCTGGCAACTGGCCATACTATGCACCGGGCACCTGCCACCCAAACCCATACCTGCATGCGAGGCTGGAAGATAACAGAAGTCTTCCCCTTGTTGAACAG GACCTCTCCTTGTTGAGCTCGGGCCTTGAGGGACGTTCATGCAACCCGGTGTCACTGCTTCTGGACACTCTCTGCCACCCGGATGCTGATCTCGGCTCTGATGAGCCTTCTGCTCTTACCTGGGTTCATGATCCATCCAAGGCACTTGATCATATTGTCCTTGGCAATGGTCTGCCTGGAGGCAGCTGGCAG AGGATGGATGGCGGCATCTTGACCATAAGCCTAGGCTCGTGGATGGAGCTGCCAGACCTGACTTTCAAAGAGTGGGACTCCTCAAAGCCACAGCCCCCGCAGGACTCCCCCAATTGCCAGAACCGTGTGTCAGTTCAGCGAGTGGCCCAGTACTACCGGGACTATGTTGACCTCAAGGGTCTGCAGCACTACTTTCAGAATTTTGCCTGCGTGCAGTCAGTCCGGCCTATTGATGACCCTGAAGAGGACCACCTGTGGGAAGTTAAAGGCATGAACAAACAGACTGGGACCTCTTTCTGCTACATCACGCCACATGTTGTGCTGGCAGCTGGCCACTATGATGCACCGAGGAAGCTTGGTGTGCCAGGCGAGGATCTGCCTTTTGTGTCCCATGATCTGGGCCAGCTGGAAGTTCTGTTGCGTGACACCAAGAGTTCCATCACAAAATTGGCTGTAGTAGGAAGTGGACTCTCAGCAGCAGATGCTGTGATTGCAGCACGTTTCCATGGCGTAGATGTTTGTCATGTGTTCCGCAAAAAAGTGGACGACCCGGAGCTGGTGTTTAACCAGCTGCCACGGTCTATGTATCCGGAGTACCACAAGGTACACCAGATGATGTCCTCAGCTGAGCATTACCCAGGATACAAAGCATACGCGCACTGCCAGGTACGCTGCATCCATGCTGATGGTCGAATGGAACTGGACTCTGGCACAGAAATTCAAGACATCTCCCACGTATTGGTGCTTATTGGGTCCCACCCCAACCTTGACTTTCTTCCTTCGGCAGGTCAACAGCTGGGCCTTGTAGCAGGACTGCTGGTGGACTGCAGGGCCAACCCAATTCAGATTGACCCCTACACTCATGAAACTGTGGCCCTCAAAGGTGTCTATGCTCTTGGGCCTCTTGTTGGGGACAATTTTGTACGCTTTCTCCAAGGTGGTTCTCTGGCTGTCACAGCACACATTTGGAGGGGCCTGGGTGGCACATAG
- the LOC144113570 gene encoding oxidative stress-induced growth inhibitor 1-like isoform X2 has product MRRRRMTEIREVPANMAIYKDVVVIGNGPSGITMSYFLAGNWPYYAPGTCHPNPYLHARLEDNRSLPLVEQDLSLLSSGLEGRSCNPVSLLLDTLCHPDADLGSDEPSALTWVHDPSKALDHIVLGNGLPGGSWQRMDGGILTISLGSWMELPDLTFKEWDSSKPQPPQDSPNCQNRVSVQRVAQYYRDYVDLKGLQHYFQNFACVQSVRPIDDPEEDHLWEVKGMNKQTGTSFCYITPHVVLAAGHYDAPRKLGVPGEDLPFVSHDLGQLEVLLRDTKSSITKLAVVGSGLSAADAVIAARFHGVDVCHVFRKKVDDPELVFNQLPRSMYPEYHKVHQMMSSAEHYPGYKAYAHCQVRCIHADGRMELDSGTEIQDISHVLVLIGSHPNLDFLPSAGQQLGLVAGLLVDCRANPIQIDPYTHETVALKGVYALGPLVGDNFVRFLQGGSLAVTAHIWRGLGGT; this is encoded by the exons gAAATTAGAGAAGTACCTGCAAACATGGCCATCTACAAGGATGTGGTAGTTATTG GCAATGGGCCATCTGGCATCACTATGTCATACTTCCTGGCTGGCAACTGGCCATACTATGCACCGGGCACCTGCCACCCAAACCCATACCTGCATGCGAGGCTGGAAGATAACAGAAGTCTTCCCCTTGTTGAACAG GACCTCTCCTTGTTGAGCTCGGGCCTTGAGGGACGTTCATGCAACCCGGTGTCACTGCTTCTGGACACTCTCTGCCACCCGGATGCTGATCTCGGCTCTGATGAGCCTTCTGCTCTTACCTGGGTTCATGATCCATCCAAGGCACTTGATCATATTGTCCTTGGCAATGGTCTGCCTGGAGGCAGCTGGCAG AGGATGGATGGCGGCATCTTGACCATAAGCCTAGGCTCGTGGATGGAGCTGCCAGACCTGACTTTCAAAGAGTGGGACTCCTCAAAGCCACAGCCCCCGCAGGACTCCCCCAATTGCCAGAACCGTGTGTCAGTTCAGCGAGTGGCCCAGTACTACCGGGACTATGTTGACCTCAAGGGTCTGCAGCACTACTTTCAGAATTTTGCCTGCGTGCAGTCAGTCCGGCCTATTGATGACCCTGAAGAGGACCACCTGTGGGAAGTTAAAGGCATGAACAAACAGACTGGGACCTCTTTCTGCTACATCACGCCACATGTTGTGCTGGCAGCTGGCCACTATGATGCACCGAGGAAGCTTGGTGTGCCAGGCGAGGATCTGCCTTTTGTGTCCCATGATCTGGGCCAGCTGGAAGTTCTGTTGCGTGACACCAAGAGTTCCATCACAAAATTGGCTGTAGTAGGAAGTGGACTCTCAGCAGCAGATGCTGTGATTGCAGCACGTTTCCATGGCGTAGATGTTTGTCATGTGTTCCGCAAAAAAGTGGACGACCCGGAGCTGGTGTTTAACCAGCTGCCACGGTCTATGTATCCGGAGTACCACAAGGTACACCAGATGATGTCCTCAGCTGAGCATTACCCAGGATACAAAGCATACGCGCACTGCCAGGTACGCTGCATCCATGCTGATGGTCGAATGGAACTGGACTCTGGCACAGAAATTCAAGACATCTCCCACGTATTGGTGCTTATTGGGTCCCACCCCAACCTTGACTTTCTTCCTTCGGCAGGTCAACAGCTGGGCCTTGTAGCAGGACTGCTGGTGGACTGCAGGGCCAACCCAATTCAGATTGACCCCTACACTCATGAAACTGTGGCCCTCAAAGGTGTCTATGCTCTTGGGCCTCTTGTTGGGGACAATTTTGTACGCTTTCTCCAAGGTGGTTCTCTGGCTGTCACAGCACACATTTGGAGGGGCCTGGGTGGCACATAG